From the genome of Phaenicophaeus curvirostris isolate KB17595 chromosome 6, BPBGC_Pcur_1.0, whole genome shotgun sequence, one region includes:
- the LOC138721989 gene encoding guanine nucleotide-binding protein G(I)/G(S)/G(O) subunit gamma-11, protein MPAINIEDLSEKDKLKMQVEQLRKEVKLERQPVSKCSEEIKNYIEERSGEDPLVKGVPEDKNPFKEKGGCVIA, encoded by the exons ATGCCGGCCATCAACATCGAGGACCTGAGCGAGAAGGACAAACTGAAAATGCAAGTGGAGCAGCTCCGGAAAGAAGTGAAGCTGGAGAGGCAGCCG GTGTCCAAGTGCTCCGAAGAGATCAAGAACTACATCGAGGAGCGGTCGGGCGAGGACCCGCTGGTGAAGGGGGTTCCCGAGGACAAGAACCCCTTCAAGGAGAAGGGAGGCTGCGTCATCGCTTAG